In Littorina saxatilis isolate snail1 linkage group LG8, US_GU_Lsax_2.0, whole genome shotgun sequence, a single genomic region encodes these proteins:
- the LOC138973530 gene encoding uncharacterized protein, protein MLVYTCVPLSSTERVNQHNCTLHVKGKEISCKHISVDEGAPASLTCLFNSDLRSTRDGFYVRYSANRSSDYDDVARCNWLRDQREEQPFCISNPGHDVTVASNGREVRIDIPAATLRGHGNYFCDTVGLKKGVTVETCQVRLRQNTTTSHPLITRLTSTTTAYRHKGSFQENRATERAVPNDLVESASAGIMLGYSSLLMFFCFFCAWPHYSEIT, encoded by the exons ATGctggtgtatacatgtgtgccTCTCTCCTCAACGGAAAGAGTGAATCAACATAACTGCACGTTGCATGTTAAAG GGAAGGAAATATCATGCAAACACATATCTGTAGATGAGGGTGCTCCTGCTTCGCTGACATGCCTTTTCAACAGTGACTTGCGTTCAACAAGGGATGGTTTTTATGTTCGCTATTCTGCGAATAGGTCGTCTGATTATG ATGACGTGGCTAGATGCAACTGGCTTAGGGACCAAAGAGAGGAACAGCCATTTTGCATCTCAAACCCCGGACATGACGTCACCGTTGCCAGCAATGGTCGTGAAGTGCGGATTGATATTCCTGCGGCGACACTTCGCGGACATGGCAACTACTTTTGTGACACAGTTGGTCTGAAGAAAGGAGTCACGGTTGAAACTTGTCAAGTTCGTCTCAGGC agaACACAACAACATCTCATCCCCTAATAACAAGATTAACATCAACTACAACCGCCTACAGGCACAAAGGATCTTTCCAAGAGAACCGTGCTACTGAACGAGCAGTACCAA ATGACCTCGTCGAAAGTGCTAGCGCCGGAATTATGCTGGGGTATTCGTCACTCCTGatgttcttctgcttcttctgtgCCTGGCCTCATTATAGTGAAATAACATAA